One stretch of Labilithrix sp. DNA includes these proteins:
- a CDS encoding Rpn family recombination-promoting nuclease/putative transposase: MEWLDPKLDVVFKLLFTRYEMLLRNMLEAVLNREIADLEVLNPQIHGERSGDKAIQLDVRVRLIDGTRVDVEMQLRAEDALVERLVYYAAREYSGQLERGGQYNDLTPTVLIVWMVAPLFPDLEQYHSIFELRERRTNKLFSEQLALHVLQLGFIHRDDGAGVTARDDALRRWGRFLLAKTEAELDALALEDPIMSAARSALDQLSQDPEAARLARERSDAIKLNDIALARAHKRGEIEGKIEGKIEAILAVLAARGLSVAEEARVRIATEKDPVVLDRWLTRAVIVTDVAELFLSEPTRP; this comes from the coding sequence ATGGAGTGGCTCGATCCGAAGCTCGACGTCGTCTTCAAGCTGCTGTTCACGCGCTATGAGATGCTGCTCCGGAACATGCTCGAGGCGGTGCTGAACCGAGAGATCGCCGATCTCGAGGTCCTCAATCCGCAGATCCACGGCGAGCGGAGCGGAGACAAGGCCATCCAGCTCGACGTGCGCGTTCGGCTCATCGATGGCACGCGCGTCGACGTCGAGATGCAGCTCCGCGCCGAGGACGCGCTCGTCGAGCGCCTCGTCTACTACGCTGCGCGGGAATACTCTGGCCAGCTCGAGCGCGGAGGCCAATACAACGACCTCACTCCCACCGTCCTCATCGTCTGGATGGTCGCACCGCTCTTCCCTGACCTCGAGCAGTACCACTCCATCTTCGAGCTTCGTGAGCGCCGGACCAACAAGCTCTTCTCGGAGCAGCTCGCGCTCCACGTCCTTCAGCTCGGCTTCATCCATCGCGACGATGGCGCTGGCGTGACCGCCCGCGACGACGCGCTCCGCCGCTGGGGACGCTTTCTCCTTGCGAAGACCGAGGCCGAGTTGGATGCTTTGGCGTTGGAGGATCCGATCATGAGCGCTGCACGCTCTGCACTCGACCAGCTCTCCCAAGATCCCGAAGCCGCACGCCTCGCTCGCGAGCGCTCCGACGCCATAAAGCTCAACGACATCGCCCTCGCCCGCGCCCACAAGAGAGGCGAGATCGAGGGCAAGATCGAGGGCAAGATCGAGGCAATCCTCGCCGTGCTGGCCGCACGTGGCCTCTCCGTCGCCGAAGAGGCCCGGGTCCGCATCGCCACGGAGAAGGATCCCGTCGTGCTCGATCGCTGGTTGACCCGCGCCGTCATCGTCACCGATGTCGCCGAGCTCTTTCTCTCCGAGCCCACGCGGCCGTGA